A window from Ureaplasma parvum serovar 3 str. ATCC 27815 encodes these proteins:
- a CDS encoding HU family DNA-binding protein has protein sequence MNAKIKAKTRSQMIDELSKMLNIEKKQTKAFMDTYEAFLILELSRAKEVRLGNIGKFKVSVRAERKGINPKTGETVIIPEKTIPKFTFTKGIKEIINAGISIDNERVSIDDNDFDDDDEFVEEYIVSENN, from the coding sequence ATGAATGCAAAAATTAAAGCCAAAACACGTTCACAAATGATAGATGAATTATCAAAAATGTTAAATATTGAAAAAAAACAAACAAAAGCATTTATGGATACTTACGAAGCTTTTTTAATTCTTGAATTATCACGAGCTAAAGAAGTTCGTTTAGGAAATATTGGAAAATTCAAGGTTAGTGTACGTGCAGAACGTAAGGGAATTAACCCTAAAACGGGTGAAACTGTAATTATTCCCGAGAAAACAATTCCTAAATTTACTTTTACTAAAGGAATTAAAGAAATTATTAATGCTGGTATTTCAATTGATAATGAAAGAGTATCGATTGATGATAATGATTTTGATGATGACGATGAATTTGTAGAAGAGTACATTGTATCAGAAAATAATTAA
- the deoD gene encoding purine-nucleoside phosphorylase produces MTAHNQAKLGEIAKVVLMPGDPMRAKWIAETFLENAILVNEVRGMLCYTGTYKGKKISIMGHGMGIPSIGIYSYELYKFYEVETIIRVGSTGSYKKDLNVNDVVLVEKSYSDSTFASLIGAQVGDDKVLLPSREVNNLIKNTAKELNLELSLATCHASDVFYNNDFQTLDEIIHRTKSDCVDMESFGLFANAQILNKNAATLLTVSDSLITGDALSPAERANTFKKMVTLALESAIKLL; encoded by the coding sequence ATGACTGCACATAATCAAGCTAAATTAGGAGAAATAGCTAAAGTAGTACTAATGCCAGGGGACCCAATGCGCGCTAAATGAATTGCTGAAACTTTTTTAGAAAATGCAATTTTAGTTAATGAAGTTCGTGGCATGCTATGCTATACAGGAACATATAAAGGCAAAAAAATATCAATTATGGGCCATGGTATGGGAATTCCTTCGATCGGAATTTATTCATATGAATTATATAAATTTTATGAAGTTGAAACAATTATTCGTGTTGGTTCAACTGGTTCATATAAAAAAGATTTGAATGTTAATGATGTGGTTTTAGTTGAAAAATCATATAGTGATTCTACATTCGCATCACTGATTGGTGCACAAGTTGGCGATGATAAGGTTTTATTACCATCAAGAGAAGTTAATAATTTAATTAAAAATACTGCGAAGGAATTAAATTTAGAATTATCATTAGCAACTTGTCATGCTTCTGATGTGTTTTATAATAATGATTTTCAAACATTAGATGAAATTATTCATCGAACTAAATCCGATTGTGTTGATATGGAATCATTTGGTTTATTCGCAAATGCACAAATTTTAAATAAAAATGCAGCAACTTTACTAACAGTTAGTGATTCATTGATTACAGGTGATGCACTATCACCCGCAGAGCGTGCTAATACTTTTAAAAAAATGGTAACATTAGCCTTAGAAAGCGCAATTAAATTACTTTAA